Proteins encoded by one window of Lepeophtheirus salmonis chromosome 3, UVic_Lsal_1.4, whole genome shotgun sequence:
- the LOC121115387 gene encoding putative ammonium transporter 3, with amino-acid sequence MSSYIDPDTGILFNLTWNETDSRAPKSGSAWKWDDATWILASSFIIFSMQTGFGMLESGIVSLKNEINIMMKNVVDVVLGGMTYWAFGYGLSYGDSEYSNGFISFGNWFVDSEPGENMGPTFVTFLFQLSFATTATTIVSGAMAERCNFHAYCLFSLVNTVVYCLPAGWVWGNKGFLRQMGVVDIGGSGPVHLVGGSSAFIASWMLGPRLGRWDLDGMPPMGSPTNALTGLFMLWWGWLAFNSGSTFGVTGNKWRLAAKATCTTMASSFAGGLVALVMSFIIHKRKIDVMSTINGILGSLVGVTASCAVITIWEAFIIGAIGAFLAIATDPLLTLLKIDDAVGATSVHGFCGAWGVIAVGIFGKRDIIGTYCKYNGLLHGGGFYLLGVQALAIVCLVSWAMIVTYILLFLVNIVIPIRMTEYEEILGADFCEHDIRHSGVGVSRAVSVLQHYDPNIDPTIEPAGHNKGHDEILYDKFEKKLKSVRGEGSRAVSKIWKNIRPKNQVEVSLE; translated from the exons ATGTCCTCTTATATAGATCCCGATACCGGGATTTTATTTAACCTAACGTGGAATGAAACGGATTCAAGAGCCCCCAAAAGTGGATCTGCATGGAAATGGGATGATGCAACGTGGATTCTCGCCTCGAGCTTCATCATATTCTCTATGCAAACTGGTTTCGGAATGCTCGAGTCTGGCATTGTgagtttgaaaaatgaaatcaatattATGATGAAGAATGTGGTGGATGTCGTACTTGGAGGAATGACCTATTGGGCCTTTGGATATGGGTTAAGCTATGGAGACTCTGAGTATTCCAatggttttatttcttttgggaATTGGTTTGTTGACTCGGAACCAGGGGAAAATATGGGACCCACCTTTGTAACGTTTCTATTTCAATTGTCATTTGCTACTACTGCAACCACGATCGTGTCTGGAGCCATGGCTGAGAG GTGTAATTTTCATGCGTATTGTCTCTTCTCATTGGTCAACACAGTCGTATACTGCTTACCAGCGGGCTGGGTATGGGGCAACAAAGGTTTTCTGCGCCAAATGGGTGTTGTAGACATTGGAGGAAGTGGGCCAGTTCATCTTGTTGGAGGGAGCTCAG CATTTATTGCGTCTTGGATGTTAGGCCCTAGACTTGGTCGTTGGGATCTAGATGGTATGCCTCCAATGGGAAGCCCAACTAATGCTCTTACTGGTCTATTCATGCTTTG GTGGGGTTGGCTGGCGTTCAACTCTGGAAGCACATTTGGAGTGACAGGGAATAAATGGAGATTGGCAGCCAAGGCCACATGTACCACAATGGCATCTTCATTTGCTGGAGGACTTGTGGCTCTCGTAATGtcttttattatacataagAGGAAAATTGACGTTATGTCGACCATTAATGGAATCCTTGGTTCGTTAGTTGGTGTGACAG cTAGTTGTGCAGTGATTACAATTTGGGAGGCTTTCATCATTGGTGCTATCGGGGCTTTTCTTGCTATTGCTACAGATCCTTTACTCACCCTGTTGAAAATAGATGATGCAGTCGGTGCTACAAGTGTACACGGCTTCTGTGGTGCTTGGGGTGTGATTGCAGTAGGAATATTTGGGAAAAGGGACATCATTGGAACTTATTGTAAGTACAATGGTTTGCTACATGGTGGAGGTTTCTACTTATTAGGAGTACAAGCCTTAGCAATTGTGTGTTTAGTGTCCTGGGCAATGATTGTGACTTATATCCTTCTATTC CTTGTCAACATTGTGATCCCAATACGAATGACAGAGTATGAAGAAATACTCGGCGCGGATTTCTGTGAACATGACATCCGACATAGTGGCGTGGGCGTTTCAAGAGCCGTTTCCGTCCTTCAACACTATGATCCTAATATTGATCCCACGATTGAGCCTGCAGGGCACAATAAGGGTcatgatgaaatattatatgataaatttgaaaagaaactcAAATCTGTGAGAGGAGAAGGAAGTCGGGCCGTTTCAAAGATTTGGAAGAATATACGACCAAAAAATCAAGTGGAGGTCAGTTTGGAATAG